GCTACAGGGGAATCAGCCTGGCAAACTGTAAGTCTGCTCTCCTTTCCACAGAGATACCCCAGGGAGGATGATAATAAGAAGgggctcaagagacagaaagggccacataaaccagagactacatcagactgagaccagaagaactagatggtgcccggctacaaaagATGAGTGGCCTGggagggacacaacagagaacgcctgagggagcaggagagcagttgggTGTAGGCTCCAAATtatcctaaaaagaccagacttaatggtctgactgagactagaaggaccccagtggtcatggcccccagaccttctgttggcccaggacaggaaccattcccaaagccaactgctcagacagggattggactggtcaatgggttggagagggatgctggtgaggtgtgagcttcttggatcaggtggacacttgagactatgttggcatctcctgcatggaggggagatgagagggtagagggggttagaagctggtgaaatggacatgtaaagagagagtggaggaagggagcaggctgCCTCCTTAagaggagagcaattgggagtatgttgcaaggtgtatataaatttttgtgtgagagactgacttgatatgtaaactttcagttaaagcacaataaaaattaaaaaaagaaaatttgctggGATGCagtaacacaaaagaaaaaaaggggctcTGAGAGagtggactttttaaaattttattggtgTTTGCAtacttaaaatgattaaaaacaccaATTTGTTCCTTTAAAATCAGAGATACCAGATTCAGGAATTAGAACAAGAGAGGGCAAAATTCCTACCATTTTAAGTACAATAGAACCTGTTCGTGCTCTTCCGGTTCCACTGGGTTTGCCAGTTGCCTCCAACTCAATGGCGCAAGTAGGCTGACTAAAAGATACATTTGAGGATCTGGGATATCGCTGCCAATTCCTCCTTACGTGACTCGGGAGAGCCTAGAGTGATGCAGTATGGTTTTAAAGCTTCTCCTGTCACAACGTGGGATTTTTAACATTAACATTAAAAAGATTATGTTCAACTCTTAATACCAGGGCAGTAGGAAACTATTTCTCCTCAGTAACTGTGCTACATAAGAATCCCTGAAACTCAGCCATGAAATAATGTTTTAATTCTTATTCACCTGGTTGATTaactatttttcattttcttccacaCAATTCAAGAGGTGCACTGAGTAAAACTTACTTTCTATTTTAGTACATATTTGCTAATATAAGTACTGTACTTTTCAGATTGAATTCAGGTATTTCCCCTCAGTAACTATTTTTGAATAAACAATTAAATGAATGATTTCATGGAAAAAATATTCCTTTCGATTCTATAGCTGTTGTCTTGCAGAGTCTGACTTTATATTCAAATACCCTGTTAaggattttaagaaaattttgtgTGACAGAAAATTCTTATTTTCTCTAATCAAAAGCATTTTTCCATCAGTCTGGAAATTCCTGTGTGGTGCAAGggattaatgcactcagctgttaatcaaaagctTAGAGGTTTGAgtgcactcagaggtaccttggaaaaaaggcctggctatctacttctggaaaaatcttccactgaaaaccctatggagcacagttctactctgatacacatgggatcaccatgaattgcagtcgactggaaggcaactggtttattgcTGTATCGCCTATGAATTAAAAAACTCCACTCAACATTCTGGGCTGAATGTTGCCTGAGGTATAGGGGAAGGGTAAAAGGATATTGTATATACTTTTAAAAGTATCTTATCTTGTTTCACTAGTATTACAAAATTATTTGCATTGTGAAAAGGACTTTCTTAGGAGCCCTTTAAcactaaaatgttaaaataacttTGCAAGTCAAATATATATTTACACTTACAGTATAAGTGATTTGGTGTTGCTCACTTATTACTTTTCAGGGGTGTGTTTGGCCAAACATGAGAGTAATTACAAGACCCGAACTACAAACTATAATCCTGGAGACAAAAGCACTGATTACGGGATTTTTCAGATCAATAGCCGCTACTGGTGTAATGATGGCAAAACCCCAAACGCAGTTAATGCCTGTGGCATATCTTGCTACGGTAAGACAAGATAACATATaagtgatggcacaggacccatctggttgtacttattaGAGATgcaatacaaattttaaaaagccttGAAAGTTTCATCAGGGACTTGTAAAAACTCCATCTCAACTTCCAGATACTCCTAATAAGTTATTTTATGGATTTGTTTATTTGGGGTGAAACAAATATTGTATTTGAGctcatataaatataaaaataacatatGGAATCTTTCGTGCATAAAAGAATAAGTATTGcaaaattaatattattaaattttGAAATGTTAAATCCCTAATAAGATTAGTCTTAGAATATTCTTCTTTTAAAATCCAGTTaatgtaactttaaaaaatattttgttgtgtataaTAATCTGTGGTCATTGAATAAAAATTAGACAATACTAAGAAACAAAATCACCCATAATTTTACTACTCAGAAATTTATAACCATTGTTAACTTTTTGAAAAATACTTTACAAGACTATATATCAATCATGTATACAAATGTAAAGCTATATCTCATGCACATTTACCCACATACAAACATGTAAGCAATGTAtgtttttacaaaaatgaaattgTATTACCTATACTACTTTATGActttttattgtttaaaattatttccacGACAACAAACAAAACCGTATTATCATTTTTAAAGGACGTATAGAATTCCGTTACATGAATATTGCAGAATTTATTGATTCAACTCCTATTGGAAACACataagttgtttccacttttcccGATTgtaaattactatgaaaaaccttGTACATACATCTTTGGGTTCATTTCCTAAAAGCGGAATTGctaagtaaaaaaattaataggcaaattttttttttttttttttttacattgcctAGTACAAACACGACCaccaagtacagccagaatgctcattagaagcaaacatggtgagacttagtctcacttattttagacatgttatcaagagggaccagtccctggtaaagtatagagtcagtgaaaaggaggaacaccctcaacgagatgaattggcacagtggctacaacagtgggctcaaacataacaacgattgtgaggatggcgcaggaccaggcagtgcttcgttctgttgtacatagggtcgctggcggtcgaaatcgactggacagcaactaacaacaacaacgggaaGTACAAACAGGTCGTAAGGTCATAAAATACCttaaaaccaaacgcactgccatcaggttgattctgactcatagtgaccctataggactataGTGCCCCTatacagtttctaaggaatgcctggtgggttgaactgccaatctcttggttagcagccgtacctgttaaccactagaccaccaaggtttccatattaGTTTAAAATTTCAGAACTCCCAACAACTTGGtaaatgataaacaaaatgtttcatgccaaatagaatggaatgaagagaaaatttttcTCCTATTCACAGATACATGGACTCTTGGAAAATAACTTCCTAGTATTCCTTCCTCAGCCTAGTAGAGTTAAAGCTGGCTAAACCTAAACTTACAACGAGATTTCTATGAAAGCTGTTTTCATTCCTTACTGCCTCTTTTTTCAGATTTACTGCAAGGTGATATCACTCAAGCTGTAGCTTGTGCGAAGAGAGTTGTCAGGGATCCACAAGGCATtaaagcatggtatgttttcagtCATTAAAGGGGTAAACTATTTTACACTGGTATTGATTTGTGCAGAGATCAGGGTTTCAAAGGCCGAAGTATGCTACTGAGAACTAGAAGTTGTGTCTTTAGATTTATGCTGAACATTGTACAGCAATATATAGTTCTTGAAGAAACAATCTACCTTACCTAAATTCACACTCTTAATCTCTGCCTCATcaattcagggtttttttttttttttttaagggtttttaTGATTCTCCACACTGTCTGTGCTTCTAATATCTTGACATTATTTTTAGAACAAAGAAATGTGTAATGATGCCCTTTGTAGTTGCTGATGTGGAAGGCACGTAACTCAGTGTTTGTATTCTGCCTTCTGAGCTTTAGTGGGGCTTTGGGGAGGAGTGGAGTGCTTTGTATAtttccatttattaaataatacCTGACTCtatctatagtctatagtttatTTATTGGTAAAATTCTTTCTTCCCCCCAGAAGATTTGAAGTATGTATATACAATGAAGATAGTTTAACCTTTTTACGGTTTGTTTGACCTTTCTCTACAGGGTAGCATGGAGAAAACATTGTCAGAACCGTGATCTCACTCAGTATGTTCGAGGCTGTGGGGTTTAACTGCAGAGTTTTCGTTCTTCAGCTCGCTTTTGTCTCTTTTCATATTAAGGCAGTAGTAAATAAGTGAAAGGTCACActacttttctttccctttcaaaCAAGGAActttttttacagaagcaggagcAAAATATTGCCTTTCTCCTAAGGCTTAGTGATTAATAACATGTACTATTTGATTATGGGTATTTGACGTTACACCTACAGCATTTTTCAGTTTGCGTCAAAGAACTAATGCTGGTAGAAATGAATCTAAAGTCTTGGTTCACAAATACATCTCTGATATATTCAGTTCGTAATCAAAGAAATAACCCCGACTTAAACTGGATAATACAGTTAGTCCACAATATTAGATAAAAATGTAATAGAAGACTCTCTCAAAATAAACTGATCTCAGGCAGAATCCCAACTACGTAGGCATACAATGCCTCCAACTGTTCAGTCATCTCCAAATGAGACAGCCACTCTTTGTTGGACAATCTCAAATTTAAAAAGGTACAGAACGCCAAATGGCTAAAGTGGAGATTGCCTGAAtgaataattttgttttcatgaAGTGTGTGACCTTTGGTTGAaattttttctgaaaaatattgCTTTTATGCAGCTTTACAAATAGACTCACAATTTCAATCTATTTTAGTCCCTTAAAAACCTGTCCtatcttgagctgtaaacttccacttaaagcacaataaaaaaaaaatttaattaaaaaactgtCACATGCATCTTGCTGATCATGAAGGAAAGATAAGGAAAGATTAGATAAGCTGTTgctattctttaattttattaatgtaaATTCATGCCTGAAAACTAAATCCAGAAGGCAGATGAGTTTGCAAATAGTGAAATGCTAATGAACAACAGCTAAGAAATTATgcatattgtaaaaaaaaatgcaaacatggTTATTAAAGGCTTCGCAACTCACACCTTGTATGTTTGTTTAAGACTGGagtctttgaagaaaaaaaatttgaaaaaaatgattttgcaCTCAATATATTTCCTATATCCTCACTTGCACCCAAACTGCTGCATGTTGCTGcagaaaaacacacaaatatCCTGATAGTTCTCACTTTAAATTCATTGCTACGAATCTCAAATGAACACTCAAACCTATCTGGCCATCTTAGTTATTTCTCTGCAGTCCTCCCTGTTGGTGTCCCCACTCTAAAATAAGTATTGCTATTTTActtcttctcctctctctccaaAGTCCCAGTATCCTCCCCCCAGTCCTCCACTTCGCCGAGCCCCCACTCGCCTCATATTACACTGAGAATAGCTGTCTTCTTCACCCCACTCAGGCTCTGAAACCTGTCATTGGGCTGCCACCCACACACACCTGCACCCCTCCTTACTGTGTCCCTGTTCCAACACACCATGCTGAAACACTCTCCTCATAGGGAGGAGGGCAAAACTTATTTTTTATCGTTCTGATCACTCACGCCTggatggcacaagcagtttgccttcagtttcTAATGTAAAGGTtgccggttcaaacccactcagtgtctCCATGGCGGAAAAACTTAGTgaactgcttttataaagattacagccaagaaaactctatgaagcagttctattttcaaatatattgggttgccatgagtcgggactgactcagcggcaactaacaacaacatatcccaAACACAGAATACTGCTTTGAATAAGGGACATTCTCAATAAACCCTGATTGATGCAATGAGCCTCTTGTCCATTCTTTAGTATGTTCCTcaaagttggtcttgcaaagctTTTCATAGTTTTAAGCCCACTTCATTCCATTACAACAACTTCTGGTATCCCAAGAGTCAGCCTCAAGTCCATGTGGATGTAGTGCATAAATCATCTGTGGGGGGTTGGCAGCAGAGGGCCCCAACACAGGTACAGCTTCAGGCTCTGGGCATATCTTGATATGAATAAACTCAGGAAGCTGACACAGGATTCTCTGAGGTGTATGACATATGGGTCTaggcaggggtggtggtggtgttgctgTTCGCTGCCGGCAAGTCCTttttgactaatagtgaccctatctacaacaaaaggaaacactgcccgctcctgcactATCATCACAATCgtacttgagcccgttgttgtaggtACTGTGTGAGTCCATCCCGTTGACGGCCTTcccctttttcaatgaccctcaactataacaagcatgatgtcctccagagactgattcttgctgataacacgtccaaagtatgtgagacatagtctgacCATCTTTGAAGGTAGGGAATAGAGACTTGAAGAGTGACAGTTAAGAAACAGAGGTGAGACTTATCTAAGACAGGCCAGGCTGACTGAGGAAACAGCAGAAGTTGGCTGAAAATGGAAAGCGATGTATTTTGATaatatctgttgttgttttaCTACAATCAAAATCCTAAACCAAATTTCTACTCTTACGCTGAGAACAGAATAAAAATCAGTATCAGCGTCTGATCATTGTCAAAAGAAACTCACTTTCTGTGTTGCTTAGTTTCACCCCAGGATGCTATTTGAAATTCAGAGAGGTATTCTATGCAGTGAGTGAGCTCTCCATGTGCACTAATTATAACTAAGCTCTGAGCATGTTTTTGTAGGCTTCAACTTAGtggaatcattttaaaaatattttttataaattgcTCAATGGAATTACTAAAAATTGTAATCACATGAAGCTGTAGTCAttaatagaaaatatatttttcaaaaatgattttAGATGCATGTCTATCataaaaatcacttaaaatggcttttaatttttatttttaataacgtTATAAATCCTCAATATTTATACAAATAACCCTAcaaagcttctctccctcttcaGATGCAACCACCTTCTCCTCTTTTAGCttatttatatttagctcttcttATATTTACCTCCATGACTTTAAATACTAGGATTATATTGCTCCTTCTTGATTTTTCCATTTTAGGACACTGACTTCCCACTATGGATATTAAGAATTAAGCTCTAGCCACCTGTCCCATCCCCACCACACATACACTGTTGCCCCAAGCCCATCCTTCCA
The DNA window shown above is from Elephas maximus indicus isolate mEleMax1 chromosome 4, mEleMax1 primary haplotype, whole genome shotgun sequence and carries:
- the LOC126075778 gene encoding lysozyme C-like — encoded protein: MLNTGTSSPWLAEPSDFPVNMKALLILGLLFLCGTVHGKVFKRCELARTLKRHGLDGYRGISLANWVCLAKHESNYKTRTTNYNPGDKSTDYGIFQINSRYWCNDGKTPNAVNACGISCYDLLQGDITQAVACAKRVVRDPQGIKAWVAWRKHCQNRDLTQYVRGCGV